A stretch of Colletotrichum lupini chromosome 2, complete sequence DNA encodes these proteins:
- a CDS encoding fork head domain-containing protein: protein MAKPTRYTGSHEPLQIYQDDFFENSTTMINHAPMPAASKPPRRPLGATSNNNVVLNPPMLASDRHSPLKASSGNIKSHHAPLKSQGSKLNMVPMAPPSANNQNTDSLHKKPYLSKFKTVAQKPPSVDLAAGFGKENVHPQLYPAPPTINFDQFYMHKGPGKRTLMEAAPIKESRPLKKVKADESGLPPHDSFPPIVDDGTKPGHSYATLIGMAILRSPLRRLTLAQIYKWISDTYSFYKAEESGWQNSIRHNLSLHKAFIKVERPKDDPGKGNYWTIQEGMEQQFMKDKPARKTATTAENVPVMSTRMEPSRPANMPIQEPTLPPPAPIRHATTLPPLPTSQATVAVEFSSDATIPVSDSAAPEDGQDKLDHECSPLPPTMHSSPPIPRHMEPRSRTPPPPGRGPMSSITRSHKRKFASMDDSGYISSLESSALRPQKTGILTSEADRPRKRSRAGRAEDEIARLRASSYDSPSKGRSYNAFAPPSSSPLRQQGQMLPPLTPAMKLKPPTKAPPSASPNTNLRQHRENVRQMLQSPIRKMVGTGDGNAPWSPAFNLDESVYNYNLMAAGDFDIFQDMDNDFFDGLPQESPSKTSGGKRPRLERTHSANALADTHDSGNGNKSVLSTPFLKAPAQPSAMWETPSKVFDGLSSPIKANNDAAVQWRFPSPTKISSSFYEVAAEGDWPSFSFDTTDFLSEETTEYSGLDILQGFEKIGSGSQPKASGSKPSKPAFGRSYTTQF from the coding sequence ATGGCCAAACCCACGCGCTATACCGGCTCTCATGAGCCTCTGCAAATCTACCAAGACGACTTTTTCGAGAACTCGACAACAATGATCAACCACGCACCCATGCCTGCCGCCTCCAAGCCACCGAGGAGGCCGCTTGGCGCAACAAGTAACAACAATGTCGTCCTCAACCCTCCGATGCTCGCATCCGACAGACACTCGCCTCTAAAGGCATCATCAGGCAACATCAAATCGCATCATGCCCCGTTGAAGTCCCAGGGTAGCAAGTTAAACATGGTGCCAATGGCGCCACCATCAGCAAACAACCAGAACACCGATTCGCTACACAAGAAGCCCTACTTATCCAAGTTCAAGACCGTCGCACAGAAGCCTCCTTCTGTGGATTTGGCCGCCGGATTCGGGAAGGAGAACGTTCACCCGCAGTTGTATCCTGCGCCACCGACCATCAACTTTGATCAGTTCTACATGCACAAGGGACCCGGAAAGCGCACATTGATGGAGGCTGCACCGATCAAGGAATCACGACCTCTGAAGAAGGTAAAGGCCGATGAGTCCGGCCTTCCACCTCACGACTCTTTCCCTCCAATCGTCGACGATGGGACGAAACCGGGCCACAGCTACGCCACTTTGATTGGGATGGCAATTCTTCGATCACCACTGCGACGCCTGACGCTCGCACAAATTTACAAGTGGATCTCAGACACGTACTCGTTTTACAAGGCGGAGGAGTCGGGATGGCAGAACAGCATTCGGCACAACCTCAGCCTTCACAAGGCCTTTATCAAGGTGGAACGACCAAAGGACGACCCGGGCAAGGGAAATTACTGGACGATCCAGGAGGGCATGGAGCAACAATTCATGAAGGACAAGCCGGCAAGAAAGACGGCAACGACCGCCGAAAACGTGCCTGTCATGTCAACCCGTATGGAACCCTCAAGGCCGGCCAACATGCCGATCCAGGAGCCGACTCTTCCGCCTCCTGCACCGATCAGACATGCAACAACGCTCCCGCCTTTGCCTACTTCTCAGGCTACCGTTGCCGTTGAGTTCTCATCCGATGCCACCATTCCTGTCTCGGACTCGGCCGCACCTGAAGATGGACAGGATAAGCTGGACCACGAATGCTCTCCTCTGCCGCCTACGATGCATTCTTCACCGCCCATTCCGCGACACATGGAGCCCCGCAGCCGCACGCCTCCTCCGCCTGGCCGCGGACCTATGTCGTCCATCACCAGATCTCACAAGAGAAAATTCGCGTCCATGGATGACAGTGGTTACATCTCGTCTCTCGAATCCTCTGCTTTGCGCCCGCAAAAGACTGGCATTCTTACCTCAGAGGCCGATCGCCCTCGCAAGCGCAGTCGCGCTGGCAGGGCCGAGGATGAGATTGCTCGCTTGCGCGCGTCGTCTTACGATAGCCCTAGCAAGGGTCGGTCGTATAACGCGTTCGCCCCACCGTCCTCATCGCCGCTCCGCCAACAAGGGCAGATGCTGCCACCGCTCACGCCAGCCATGAAACTGAAGCCGCCTACCAAGGCCCCGCCTTCTGCCTCGCCCAACACCAATCTTCGCCAGCACCGCGAAAATGTCCGCCAGATGCTGCAGTCCCCGATCCGCAAGATGGTCGGCACCGGTGACGGCAACGCTCCGTGGAGCCCCGCTTTCAACTTGGACGAGAGCGTCTACAACTACAACCTGATGGCCGCTGGTGACTTTGACATCTTCCAGGACATGGACAACGACTTCTTTGACGGCCTACCCCAAGAGTCTCCCTCCAAGACGTCTGGTGGAAAGCGACCCCGTCTTGAGCGTACTCACTCTGCCAATGCCTTGGCCGATACTCATGACTCGGGTAACGGCAACAAGTCGGTTCTCTCAACGCCCTTCCTGAAGGCACCCGCACAACCTTCTGCCATGTGGGAGACTCCTAGCAAGGTCTTTGACGGCCTGTCCTCTCCTATCAAAGCCAACAACGACGCCGCCGTGCAATGGAGATTCCCCTCGCCGACCAAGATATCTAGTTCATTCTACGAGGTAGCGGCCGAGGGCGACTGGCCTTCGTTCTCCTTCGACACGACAGACTTCTTGTCGGAGGAGACCACCGAGTACTCGGGTCTCGACATCCTGCAAGGCTTTGAGAAGATTGGCTCTGGCTCCCAGCCCAAGGCTTCCGGCTCCAAGCCCAGCAAGCCTGCGTTTGGACGAAGCTACACCACGCAATTCTAG
- a CDS encoding sybindin-like family protein gives MVVYSFYIFDRHTECIYSKTWLPAERPPSQQPPSSAGTGAAPPPSQQLGRRSQVNSAKDDAKLIFGTVFSLRNMVRKLGGDDDAFISYRTSAYKLHYYETPSNLRFVMLTDTATLIVKNPLAPAEHKGGEGVKNELFELGLDQFVRGLM, from the exons ATGGTCGTCTACTCCTTCTACATCTTCGACCGCCACACGGAATGCATCTACTCAAAAACCTGGCTCCCCGCCGAGCGCCCGCCATCCCAACAACCCCCCTCATCAGCCGGAACGGGCGccgcaccaccaccatcacaGCAGCTCGGCCGCCGTAGCCAGGTAAACTCGGCCAAGGACGACGCCAAGCTCATCTTTGGCACGGTATTCTCCCTCCGCAACATGGTCCGCAAGCTCGGCGGGGACGACGACGCCTTTATCAGCTACCGCACCTCGGCCTACAAGCTCCACTACTACGAGACGCCCTCGAACCTGCGCTTCGTCATGCTTACTGATACGGCGACGCTGA TCGTCAAGAACCCCCTAGCACCAGCCGAACACAAGGGTGGCGAAGGCGTCAAGAACGAACTTTTCGAGCTGGGTCTGGATCAGTTCGTCAGGGGCTTGATGTGA
- a CDS encoding peroxin-3, whose protein sequence is MLEATRRWFRRNRTPLAVSVGVVGAGYVVSQYVMGKINDARERMSSDRIAKENLRRRFEQNQEDCTFTVLALLPSATTNILEVMNTEKITYEIQKMKGQTKSLKSGSGSPPSIADTTMTEDDGRSMVSSSVQSESGVHASQLTVPAPTSATAGGAAEGAQQDGGAAAQKSRKSKRQLWDDLTISSITRAFTLLYTLALLTMLTRVQLNLLGRRSYLSSVISLATGTAQATISLENNDDDGLDQPYGNDFETNRRYLTFSWWLLNEGWKELGQRVETAVRQVFGHLSPRDLLSFEQFSELTLAVRKAVEGATPEERRAAKWLPYLLPPRDKEDHVLRESGILEESTVMLSESATSQSSPSSSPAVRRLLDETSDLIESPSFTHVLTLILDAGFSLLVDKKLSSAAFDKPDLAESEPRSSQVVVLLPKILSVLTRQAHIIGNGMPNEYLQEMEQVADLEGFAAVVYSSNWENEIHHDDEGIMASAVDVRASEVPRASQGTAATFPSQTQGTTQGTGEESLVMVNPQSSFESAWGRAVDSK, encoded by the exons ATGTTGGAAGCCACTCGGCGATGGTTCCGCCGAAATAGGACACCGCTCGCTGTGAGCGTGGGTGTAGTCGGCGCGGGCTATGTCGTGTCGCAATATGTCATGGGCAAGATCAACGATGCGCGTGAGCGCATGAGCAGCGATCGCATCGCCAAGGAGAA CCTCCGCCGCCGATTTGAGCAAAACCAAGAAGACTGCACATTTACTGTGCTCGCACTCCTCCCCTCGGCAACGACGAATATACTCGAGGTCATGAACACGGAGAAGATCACCTACGAGATCCAGAAGATGAAGGGTCAGACCAAGAGCCTCAagagcggcagcggcagcccGCCGAGCATCGCAGATACTACCATGACAGAAGACGACGGACGGAGCATGGTCAGCAGCAGCGTCCAGAGCGAGAGCGGTGTGCACGCGAGCCAATTGACGGTACCGGCCCCGACGTCGGCTACCGCGGGAGGGGCCGCCGAGGGTGCGCAACAGGATGGCGGCGCGGCGGCGCAGAAGAGTCGCAAGTCGAAGAGGCAGTTGTGGGATGATCTGACCATAAGCT CCATAACAAGAGCGTTCACGCTATTATACACCCTCGCATTGCTGACGATGCTGACAAGAGTCCAACTCAACCTCCTCGGCCGCCGTAGCTATCTCTCGAGCGTTATATCCCTGGCGACTGGTACCGCGCAAGCGACTATCAGTCTGGAGAACAATGACGACGACGGCCTCGACCAGCCTTACGGCAACGACTTTGAGACGAACCGTCGCTACCTGACCTTTAGCTGGTGGCTCCTGAATGAGGGGTGGAAGGAGCTCGGCCAGCGCGTCGAGACCGCCGTCCGCCAGGTCTTTGGCCACCTGAGCCCGCGCGACCTGCTCAGCTTCGAGCAGTTCTCGGAGCTGACGCTCGCGGTGCGCAAGGCCGTTGAGGGCGCCACGCCCGAAGAGCGCAGGGCCGCAAAGTGGCTGCCCTACCTCCTTCCGCCGCGGGACAAGGAGGACCACGTCCTCCGCGAGTCGGGCATCCTGGAGGAGAGCACTGTGATGCTGTCCGAGAGCGCCACGTCTCAGTCTTCGCCGTCATCGTCGCCCGCAGTGAGAAGGCTGCTCGACGAGACGTCGGATCTCATCGAGTCGCCCTCCTTCACGCACGTGCTCACGCTCATCCTCGATGCCGGCTTCTCCCTGCTCGTGGATAAGAAGCTCTCATCAGCAGCCTTTGATAAGCCGGACCTCGCCGAGTCGGAACCGCGCTCGTCGCAGGTGGTCGTACTCTTGCCCAAAATCCTCTCGGTCCTCACGAGGCAAGCCCACATCATTGGCAACGGGATGCCGAATGAGTACCTACAGGAGATGGAGCAGGTCGCCGACCTCGAGGGCTTTGCGGCCGTGGTGTACTCGAGCAATTGGGAGAATGAGATCCACCACGACGACGAGGGCATCATGGCGAGCGCCGTTGACGTGAGGGCCAGCGAAGTGCCTCGCGCCAGCCAGGGTACTGCTGCAACTTTCCCAAGTCAGACGCAGGGGACGACGCAGGGCACCGGAGAGGAGAGCCTCGTGATGGTGAACCCGCAGTCTAGCTTTGAGAGCGCGTGGGGGAGGGCGGTGGACAGCAAGTAG